A single region of the Syntrophotaleaceae bacterium genome encodes:
- a CDS encoding molybdenum cofactor guanylyltransferase — MEFGSAIILAGGKSRRMGFDKQQLQVNNRYLTRFHEECLGGLFHQLIVVTNNPELYHDTGFVVVSDEIPEGGPLSGIHVGLKYAMSRYAYVIACDMPHINIDYVQYMKRRLLGRSCSGCVTRLQNSLEPFNAFYGREIVPDIENFLGEGKKSVVEFIQQLNLLYLTEGEIRFYNPEFMFVNLNTREDFERWSRKNRECFSAAQCRK, encoded by the coding sequence GGGCAAAAGCCGCCGTATGGGATTCGACAAGCAGCAGTTGCAGGTCAACAACCGCTACCTTACGCGATTCCATGAGGAGTGCCTGGGCGGCTTGTTTCACCAGTTGATTGTCGTTACCAACAATCCCGAACTTTATCACGATACCGGTTTTGTGGTGGTCAGCGATGAAATCCCCGAGGGAGGGCCACTCAGCGGGATTCATGTCGGATTGAAATACGCCATGTCGCGATACGCCTACGTCATTGCATGCGACATGCCTCATATCAATATCGACTATGTTCAATATATGAAAAGGCGACTGCTGGGCCGTTCCTGTTCCGGTTGTGTAACGCGCCTGCAAAACTCCCTGGAACCTTTCAATGCCTTTTATGGACGGGAGATTGTGCCGGATATCGAAAATTTTCTGGGGGAGGGGAAGAAATCGGTTGTCGAGTTTATTCAGCAGCTGAATCTGCTTTATCTGACCGAGGGTGAAATACGGTTCTATAACCCTGAATTCATGTTCGTCAATCTCAATACACGGGAAGACTTCGAAAGGTGGAGCCGAAAAAACCGGGAGTGCTTTTCGGCGGCTCAGTGTCGGAAATGA